GGACCCCAGAATGAGCTCCTATGCCCTCCCCGCCTCGGCGGCAGTAGCAGTCAGAGTCGTGAGCGCCAAGGGCAGTTGAGGGTAGTCGGGCCAGGCAGCTCCTCCCTGTGTGGCACTGATTGGTCTCATGGTCCTCCAGGGGCAGCAGTATCGCTCGTTTGAACTGGCCAAAAATAGGGACCCCGAGACGGAGAGGAGCTCGGCTTTCCTGAGTGCCTTCGCAGTGCACCCTGTCTCCGAGGGAACCCTCATGTACCGGCTTCACAAGCGCTTCAGTGCTCTGGAGCTTGAGCGGGCCTACGGCGAAATAGAACAGCTGCAGGTGAGCCGGGGGCCCGGGGTTGCAAGTCAGAGGGCACTTCAGACATCCGGGCTCATGGATGAGCAAGAGGGGAGGCTGGGCGAGGCAGGAGGAGGCTGACTGTACTGACCGAACCTCAGTGAGAAGTACCCTAGGGAGAAGGGGCTCCGGGAGCCCTGGGTGAAAGCTCCCAGCACGATGTGGGTGCACTTGAGAGGATCTGTAGGAGACCTCTGAGGAGCGGGCTTGGCACCAGAAGGGCTTCTCTCCTCTCCAGTAGGGCCTCCCCACCGAGGGGGCCGAGACCCCGCAGTCCCGGATTTCTAGCACTGTCCTTAAAACGCCCAAGGGCAGAAGGTAGAAGAATCTTCTGGTTGATGGCAGGGGGTTGTCCGAGGTGGGATCCAGGTGAAAACAAAGGTCTCCTGTGAAGAGAGTGAGTCCTGTGAGTGAGGAAGAGAAAGGCCGCGGAGCCCCAGACGTCAGGGTCCTCTACCCTCCACGGCAGCACTCTGCCCACCCCGTCCTCCTCCGCATAGCAGCTGTGTGCGGTTGGCGGGTCTGTGTGCCTCTTACAGACAGGCTGTCAAGTACAGGCCGTGAGTGTGGATGGAGTCAGGACGGACCTCAGGACCCAGGACGCTGGAGCGGGCTGGGGTCCCAATTCCCTCTCCAGGCATTAACGGGGCATCCCTCCTGCCCTAGGCTCAGATCCGGAACCTGACCGCGCTGACCCCTGAGGGGGAGGCGGGGCTGAGCTGGCCCCTCGGGCTCCCGGCCCCCTTCACGCCGCACTCTCGTTTTGAGGTGCTGGGCTGGGACTACTTCACAGAACAGCACACCTTCTCCTGCGCAGACGGGGCCCCCAAGTGCCCCCTTCAAGGGGCGAGCAGGGCAGACGTGGGCGACGCTGTGGAGACGGCCCTGGAGCAGCTGAACCGGCGCTACCAGCCCCGCCTGCGCTTTCAGAAGCAGCGGCTGCTCAACGGTTACCGGCGCTTCGACCCGGCGCGGGGCATGGAGTACACGCTGGACCTGCTGCTGGAGGCCGTGACGCAGCGCGGGCACCGGCGGGCACTGGCGCGCAGGGTCAGCCTGCTGCGGCCGCTGAGCCGCGTGGAGATCCTCCCCATGCCCTACGTCACCGAGGCCACGCGCGTGCAGCTCGTGCTGCCGCTGCCGGCCGCCGAGGCCGCCGTGGCCCCCGCGTTCCTGGAGGCCTTTGCAGCCGGAGTCCTGGAGCCCCGAGAGCACGCCTTACTCACCCTGTTGCTGGTCTACGGGCCGCGGGAAGGGGGCCGAGGGGCCCCAGACCCGTTCCTCGGGGTGAAGGCAGCAGCGGCTGAGCTGGAGAGACGGTACCCAGGGACGAGGCTGGCCTGGCTCGCTGTGCGAGCGGAGGCGCCTTCTCAGGTGCGGCTCATGGACGTGGTCTCCAAGAAGCACCCCGTGGACACGCTCTTTTTCCTCACCACTGTGTGGACCAGGCCGGGGCCCGAGGTCCTCAACCGCTGCCGCATGAACGCCATCTCCGGCTGGCAGGCCTTCTTCCCAGTCCACTTCCAGGAGTTCAACCCCGCCCTGGCACCACAGAGACCACCCCCGGGGACTGGCCCCGATCCCCCGTCCCCTCCGGGTGCGGACCCCGCCCGGGGGGCTGCCGGAGGAGGCAGGTTTGACCGGCAGGCTTCAGCAGAGGGCTGCTTCTACAACGCGGACTACCTCGCGGCCCGAGCCCGGCTGGCTGCCGAACTGGCAggccaggaagaggaggaagcccTGGAGGGGCTGGAGGTGATGGATGTTTTCCTCCGGTTCTCAGGGCTCCACCTTTTCCGGGCCGTGGAGCCAGGGCTGGTGCAAAAGTTCTCCCTGCGGGACTGCAGCCCTCGGCTCAGCGAGGAACTCTACCACCGCTGCCGCCTCAGCAACCTGGAGGGGCTGGGGGGCCGCGCGCAGCTGGCCATGGCCCTGTTCGAGCAGGAGCAGGCCAACAGCACCTAGCCTGCCCGGGGCCCGCACCTCCACAGCGCCCCTGCCGGCCCCGCCCGGGAAGGCAGGCAAGATGCACGGACAGATGGGAGAGCTCAccgctgttgtttttttttttttaataagaaaaatgttattaaaagtgTCTTCTGCCAAACTGTTTTTAGGTCTAGGAAAAATGGGAGTGAGGAGACtctgagggagggggtggggagcttCCCAGAGGGACCcactgccctctcctcccccaccctccccctcctgccccagTTGCCAATGACCACACGGCTGTTATCAGGTAAATAACCTTTAATCCGGCCCCTGCTTCGCCCACAAGGCGTCGGGGGTGATGGCCAGGCCCGAGGGGGTGTGCCGGGGCAGGGCCGGGTGGCCCCCAGCAGCTCGCGTCCCCAGCGTGCCTAGGTGTTGCGTACGACCAGCGACTGCTCCAGCTCCTGCCTGCGCTGCTGGATCTGTAGAGAAATGAGCAGGTGCAGATGATGAGTTGCTGGTGAGTGACAGGATGGGCCCCACCCACCTGGAGGAGCATCTGGAAGCCGGGACAGCTCCACGTggcgagggggagggaggggggtttcTCTGGGGGTGACCGGGGAGCTGGAGGCGCCAGGGCGGGGGTCCCACACCTTGCAATAGAAGTAGCGGCTGACGGCCTCCTGGGACCAAGGCTGGTGGTAGAATTCAGCCCGGCGCTCCTCCTCGGGGTTGCCTGCCACGTCTGTCATCACCTGGGAGGGGGCAGCGGTGTCAGCCCCGAGCCTGGACACCCCTGCATGACATTCACTGTCTCCCCGCATGCTTGTCTCCTACTCAGCACTCCCCGGGAGGCCCCCTTTACCTTGAGGTCCCGGCTCTGGGAGCGGAGGAGGTCCTGGATGTAGCCCTTGGGGTCTCTGGAGAAGCTCAGCATGAAGTCCCTCTGGATCTTGAGCTGATTAATGGACTCAATCGTCTCGTGGATCTGCAGGTAGAAAGACACGTGCTCTCACCCGGCCAGGCTGCGGTGGGAGAAGCGGGGGGCCCGTCGCTGTCCCCTGGAAGGGCAGTCCGCGGGAAGGGGGCGTGGGCAGGGccacctccccttcctctcccacgTCCTCGTCCTGCTGTGTCTGCACGTGCATCACTGTGGGGTCACCGTCCTGTTGCAGCACCGCGCTCCGGCCCCACCTTACTGTCCAGAGCGCTGATCTCCTGCTGGTTGGCCGTGGACAGCAGGAAGCTGCTCATCTGTCCCTTCAGGGGCTCCTCCACCTCCACGTCAATGTCGTAGCATGCCGTCTTCTTCTGGTCCGACGGGTCCACGCTGCCAGGGAAGGCCAGCCCTTGGCGTCCGTGCTGCCCCGACGGAGGCCAAGGGCCTCCCAGGCCTGATGCAGGCGGGTGGGCGggggctgggcagagggagggacGGGGCGGGGGGGCAGGACCACCACAGTGACTCCCAGCTCTGAGGAGCAGTGGGGGGGCCTCACCTGATGACGTGGTTGATGACAATCGGGTCAGGGGGCAGCAGAAGGGCTGTGAGGCGCTGTGGAATCTCAGAAAACTTCAGCCGGGGACAGTCAAAAATCTGCAGTAGGAGAGAAGAGGGTCCCTCCTCTGCGCTTGAAAGAGCCTTCATTCTGAAAAGACCCCCTGAGCAGCCAGCTCTCATGGGGCCACGGCCAGGAGGCGGGGGCCGGCCCTGGGCCCGAGGCCTGCTTCCACCACTAATGGCGCAACCCCGAGCCGCTCAACTTCACACCTCAGCTTCGGTCTCTCCATCTCTGGGAGCCAAAGGCAGGGGCACCGATCTCAGGGGGCTTATTAGAATTAAATGCATCAGTTACACACGAAGTGCCtgaagcagtgcctggcacacggtgagtgctcaataaacatcGACTGTTGTTTTCACCGCTCAAGTCTACCTgtggtatttattttaaagttattattaattaataatctCTAGTTTGGTAGAATCGTTTTCACAGCAGTTTGATTCTCCTAACTGCCCAGCGGGTAAGAAGGGACAGGCGTGGTAAAGGTAAGGAACAAGGCTCCAGACAGCTAAGTGACGGACCCGGTGTCTGAACCCAGGGCTAGAACCTGGGGGCCCTAACTCCAGGTGCCAAGAACATGTTCCCTAGAGCCGCTGGCTTTCTGGGGTTCCCGATCTGCTGGGTTGCAGCACAGCGCGATGTCGTGGCAGGGCAGGGATGGGAAGCCCGGTCTCCGACTTCAAGATCATTCCCAACGGAGTCAGGGAGGGAGGGTGGTGTTCCTGAGCAGAGGCCCTTCCCCTCCCCGTGGCCCCAGACTCGGGGGAGAGGGTACCTGCTGGAAATACTTGTCGCCGTTGATGTACTCCTTGTCGTGGGAGTCCTGCAGCCGGTTGGTCTTCACGTACTGCCACAGGGCCTGGACGATGGCCGAGCGGCTCTGCGTGTGCAAGCCCAGCAGCCGGGCCAGGCGGGGGTCCAGTTTGAACTGGGGAGGCTGGGCCAAGGAGGCCGTGAGAAAGTGAGACAGAGAGAGCGGGAGGGGCTCGGGACTTGGGGGCTGCGGGGCCTGAGCTCCTTGGAAACAAACTTCTGGAGCAGGCAGGGTGGAGGGGAGAACGGGGCCTCCCGGCGCACAGCTTGCAGGCCAGGCCCACCCCGGCTGGGAGAAGGGTATGGGAGGCGGGATGCTGGGGGTGTGTGCGGTGTCTGGGTGTGGGGGCACGCACCTGGTAGTCCAGCATGAGGAGCAGCGTGCAGCGTACACTCAGGTCCCCCGGCCTCTTCACCTGGAACCCGTCTGTCTCCTGAGTGGTGGGTGTCCGGTGCCACTGTCCAGGGTAAGAGCTGAGTCACCCCACAGGCCCATCTGAGCTGGTTGGGGCCTTGAAGCTCTGGGTGCAGGActcgggctgggggagggggtcccAGATCCCAGTCTGCGCTGCTAACAGGACTGCATTCTAGGTCCAGGACCGTGGTCTGTGGCCAGTTCAAGGGCAGGAGGGGTCGGGGTCTTACCTCCACGAGGTGGTTGTCAGGGCCATAAAGGTCTTTGTCCAGCTCAATGACCAAGCTCTTGAAGAAGGAAGAGAACTTCCGCTTCTGCTTGCTGGGCTGTGGGAGAGGCACGGACCGTGGGCGCGGAACAGGGCCCACGGGGGCAGAGTGAGTTGGGAGCGGGTGGGGGCTGGCCGGGTAGGGCCGCACAGTCAGAAGCAGGCCTGGGCATGTCTCTCTGGACCACTCTCCTGCAGCCAGGGCTGACTTCCCCAGCCCTTGGTGCACACGTCCAGTACCGGCCTCAGCTCAGCCCCATACCCACCCCAGGACACCTGGAGAGACCTGGGCCAGGACGTACGTCATCCAGGAGCTTCCCCTCCACCCGCAGCTCCCAGGAGGCAATGCTGCCGTCAGAATCCTCGGCATCGGGCTTCGCAGGGTTAAAAGTATTGGAGATATAAAGACGCAGCTTGCGCTTTTGCTGTAGAGATAGAGAGTGTCATACAGGGCCAGTCCCCGGGGGGCCAGCCCAGGCTTCTCCCATTCAGGGACTAGGACTTGGCGCCCTCGCCCTGCCCCCAAGCCAAGGCACCTTCATGGGCCGCTTCAGAGCCTCCTGGATGTCCACCCGCTTCCTCATGATGGTCTGATCCAGTTTCCTCTCAAATGCCAGGAGGTCCATGTAAGCCTGGGACTCTGGGACAAGCTCCCGGATCTGGAAGCAGGGAGGAAGTGAGGCAGGGAACCAGGGGCTCGGCCAGTCTTGCAGGTTGGAATGTGCAGGTGTCACGTGGCCCCAGGAGTGTGGGAGTGTGGTGGGCGGGGAGCTGGTCACATTCAGGGCAGGGAACTTGGACAGTGTGGACGGATCTCAATCCAGCCATGAGGGATGAAAACTGCTGCTCCCACGAGGGAGACCCACGCGTTTCATCACTAGGGGAGGCCACAGCAACCATGCAGGCCAGCAAGTGCTTAGGTCTTCACCTGCTCATCCTGTGCTTTCCCCCGTCACACAGCCTCTGGGTTCCCTGGGGCGTCTGTGAAGTGGTCAGGGGCCCCTAGGGTCCCTGAGACAGGAGATGTCGCGGCTTGGCCCTATGGTGACACCTCACCCAGATATGCTCTGCTCCAGCTGGGGTCTCAGCCGTCCTCTGGACCCAGCTGGGCCTGGGTCCTCTTATGCTGCTGGGCCTTCAGGCCAGCGCTGTTCCCTTCACTCCTCTGCCAGCCTGCGGTCCCCGAGCTCTCAGCCCCTCTTTGTCCCCTGCCTTTACGTTTCTACAGGCCACTGGAATTCAATCTACgggccccccaccgcccccccctccccccccgcaCCCAGGATCCTACCCTCTCTGGCTCTGCTtctcccctctgccccaccccttctccttctggccCCCCCGGGAGCTTCATTTCTTAATtagctttttaaacaaaaaagtgaaagtgactgtGATGTTGAAGCGCTGCTCCtgagggggggaggggaggaggcctggggtggtggtggtggggaggaggggagaggagggcggAGCAGCaaagggtggggagtggggtgggctgggggctgctGTGAAAGGCACTCACCCTTTGAGGGAGGATTTTGTCAGCCATCTTCCTCCTCTTGGCactgtacattttttaaagaaaaaaccagGTTACCATGGCGACAGATCTGGGAGTAACGAGGCCACCTGCTAAATTATCCCGACATCTCAGCCCGCCTGGCTGGGGTTCCCACAGCCCGCTCATCTGCCCGCCTGAGGGGCTACACTGGCCGTGTGTGCCTCTGTCCTCTCACGGGGAGCAGAGGTGACTCCGTCCTTTCTCTAGCCTGGGAGCCCCTTTTCTGCCCTGCCATATCCCCAGGGCCAGAGAAATTAGACTTAGAAGGGGCTCGGAGCAGGGGCACTGCAGAAATGTTTGGGGAAAGCTGGGCAGCTGGGAGGACAGAGTGGGGGGATGCACAGagtggggacttttttttttctcctctgagaAGGGGCGCACAGTCCAAGGTGGCTgagctggtggggaggggagctgaCCCCCATGCCCCCTCCCAGGAGCAGGAAGTGATGGTGTGAAGCTGGGGAGGGCCAGCACCCCAAACACCCTGGGCTAGGAAGGGGACCCTGATGGGCAGAGGGTGCTCATGCCCTTGGACCACCTGCCAGCAGGGCCCAGGGGCACGCCCACAGGTATCCAGAGAGAGCGGTACGGATGTTCCCCTCTGGGGTGTGGCTGGTGGGCTGGACCTGGGGTAGCAGCTGGGACTTGGACTCTGCTGGATCCACTAGCCGCTTCTGACTCCCAAGAGCAACCCCAGAAAACCCTTGGCGAGTAGAAATTAGAACCCAGCCTAGGGGGTGGCTGCATACTGCCCCCGTGTGGTGGTCTCAACCACTGCCCCCGTCCCTGGCCAAAAATCTATTCAAGGCTAGATAAGCAGGTTTCACTAAAGGTCTGGTTTGTTTTGAAGAAACTCTCTCTCTGAAACTCTCCAGTTGTACAAGATAAATCAGGGACTCTACAAAAGAATGACTCACTTTGCAAAGAATTCCTCATGGGCTTCCTATAAATGGTGAATTTTCCTTGAcatgtaaaaaaatatttaataatgagGTAAAATCCATATTGCACCTTTTATAGGACTCCATCTGGTGTGCAAAAGGAAGCATGTGTGTTTGGCTAAACAGTGAAACCCAGAGGGGTATCTCCCTTGCCAGGCACCAGCAGGGGCTTTTAGGGGTGCCACCGGCTGGCTCAGACAAGGAAACAGGCTGGCCCTTGGTGGCTTGGGGGCAGACCGGGTCCAGAAGACAGACCATGGCAACTCCTCAACATTTGAGTGCCTAAGAATCACCAGAGAGCGCCAGGGGGCAGAGACTGCCCACCCACGGGGCAAATCCCAGGCTCTCCCGCCACTGGCTAGGGATTCAGATTAAGAAGATCCGGAGTGGGGCTTTCGAGGAGTCAAGCCAGAGGGGCTTCTGAGGAAGGCGCACTGGACAACCGCGCTAGGAAACAGTCTAAAGCTCGGCCCTGAGCCCTGGTGCCACAGCCCCGCCTCCATCCCCCGAGAACCAGAGGACTGGGGTGCAGAGAGGGACAGAGCAGGTGACAAGAAGGGCGCGACGGTCACCGCCTGTCTCCACGGTGTGGGCACACAAAGGAACCGGTCCAGTGCCCCCTCAGCCCACCTCCTGGGAAGGCATCACACCCGGGACGCCTGCTCCCTGCTGACCCCTCTCCGCCCGGGCTTCTCACCCCGTCCCTGCGGGTCCCGCGTCCGCCCCCTCCGCGctggacaccccccacccccacccccgcttaCCTGCGGCTCCGCGCGGGGGCGGTGGGCACCGGCTGGCCCTGGCTCTGGGCCTGGCTCTGGCCGGGCGGGGGCGCTGCTCGCTTGCGGGCGGGCTCCATGCCCGCGGGGGCCAGGCCGGGTCGCACGGCGGGGCTGCCCATGTACGGGGAGCCCGGGGGGCCCATGGGCGCCCCCTGGTGGGGCATCCGGGCTCCAGACGGCATCCCGGGgcgctggggagggggtggggggtcgtGAAGCAGACACAGGCGCCCGGCGGTCAGAACCAGGGCTCCGGGCTCCAGGCGCGCGGGGCTGCGTCTCTCCGCCAACCCCGAGCCCCCCGGCCCGTGACCCTGCTGCCGACGGCGCGATGCCGAAggggctgggaggggtggggaggggcgggggcgccGGAACCGCGCGACTTTGGCGGAGGgggcggagggggcggggggggggcgcttTGCGTCTCGCTGCAGGAATCTAACTGAAGCCAGGCAACTAACTGCACAGGGCATCGCCAGCCTCGGATTTGCGGAAGGTGCCGCGAAGATGAATATTAATGGCGCCTTTCAACCTTTTCAAAGGATGCTCCTATCCACACGCTCCTCTGCAAGACGGACTGAGGGGGCCTTCTATCCCCACTTGACGGATGAGGCAACCGCGGCTCAAGGAGAAAGGCAACCTAGCCAAGGTCGTGCAAGGCCCTTTCCTGAGGGGCCCGGGGTTTGTCCTCTCTCTGCTGCTTTCGTTTAACTCAGGGCTGGGCTCTTTTGCTCCGGACTTCTGCCTCCCGCCTTCCCGTTTGCCTGCTTCCCAGTCCATTTCCAGGGCGGTCCAGCCTTCCCATCTCAACCCACTTTCCTCTCTGGGCCCCTGCTTTTGACCCCTCGGCGCCagtccccgccccctccctctgATTCCCAGCCTCTACCGTCAGGGGCTTGGCTGATTTAGCCCACCCGCATAATTTACTCTCAAGGTGAAGGCTTGGAGGTGGGGCTAGAAGTGAGGTCAGACCTCACCAGGATTCTCCCATGGTGGggcgtggcgggggggggggggggcgggggatgaGGCTCAACTGGTGATGGGTGGTCCAGAGGGCTTAGGTAGGTCAAAAGGATGGACATTTTCTCTTATATCCATCTCTCCCTTCCTGTCTGCCTGAATCACCAGAGATGGCCCCATCCTACAGACCACAACTactccccaccctaccccagtGAGATCAGAAGTCTGGGTTCCCAGGGGGTcacggggagggaggtgaggcagGTGTGTTCCCTCGCCACTACCCAGGTGCTCAGCCGGGATATAGAGGACAACCCAGTGCATCGAGTGAAGTGTTCCACAGACTCGTAAAACCTCACTTATCCTCCATTCCAGAAGAGGGGCTAGGGAGGACCCAAGGGGCCGTCAAGCGGAGGGTGGCCAGGATGTGGACTGGGACCAGGAGAGCAGGAGGGAGACCAGGGAGCCATGGTTGCAGACCCTGTGCCCCTGTTATACCATCTGAGCACCACCCACTCCACCCCAGGGGTGCAGCTGCTCCCCAGAGCAGGGGGGcgccctgcccctgagcctgctgAATCTCCTCTCACTGTCCCCCCCTCCCCTGGTCCCTCCTGCCCTGCGCTGTGTCTAACCCTAACCCCCAGCCAGCCAGCTGTCTCTACCCGTCGCCGCCTCAGCAGTGAGACCTGCCTGTCCATGTGTCTGCCTCCCCCGCCCCACCTGACCCTGTCACTCACACCTCCAGGGTGGTGGCCCAGGATGGAGCCCAGGCCTCCGCCAGCACAGACAGGGCACTGGGAGTGGGGCTCAGGCCACCCAAGAACTGAAGCACtgagttgacttaaaaaaaaatccatgtgtatAGCCTCTCTCACTCCTAAATGGGCCTTTTTAAAAGAACACCCCACGCAGCAAGATCAGGACTGGTCACAAGGCTGACCAACAGGGGGACCCCTTGGAAGTTAGCCCCAAGAC
This is a stretch of genomic DNA from Dama dama isolate Ldn47 chromosome 18, ASM3311817v1, whole genome shotgun sequence. It encodes these proteins:
- the CHPF2 gene encoding chondroitin sulfate glucuronyltransferase encodes the protein MAGPTTMRLSSVLALLRPALPLILGLSLGCSLSLLRVSWIQGEGDDPCVEAVGEAGGPQSLDSRTQLDQSDEDFKPRIVPYYRDPNKPYKKVLRTRYIQTELGSRERLLVAVLTSRATLSTLAVAVNRTVAHHFPRLLYFTGQRGARTPAGMQVVSHGDERPAWLMSETLRHLHTHFGADYDWFFIMQDDTYVQAPRLAALAGHLSINQDLYLGRAEEFIGAGEQARYCHGGFGYLLSRSLLLRLRPHLDGCRGDILSARPDEWLGRCLIDSLGIGCVSQHQGQQYRSFELAKNRDPETERSSAFLSAFAVHPVSEGTLMYRLHKRFSALELERAYGEIEQLQAQIRNLTALTPEGEAGLSWPLGLPAPFTPHSRFEVLGWDYFTEQHTFSCADGAPKCPLQGASRADVGDAVETALEQLNRRYQPRLRFQKQRLLNGYRRFDPARGMEYTLDLLLEAVTQRGHRRALARRVSLLRPLSRVEILPMPYVTEATRVQLVLPLPAAEAAVAPAFLEAFAAGVLEPREHALLTLLLVYGPREGGRGAPDPFLGVKAAAAELERRYPGTRLAWLAVRAEAPSQVRLMDVVSKKHPVDTLFFLTTVWTRPGPEVLNRCRMNAISGWQAFFPVHFQEFNPALAPQRPPPGTGPDPPSPPGADPARGAAGGGRFDRQASAEGCFYNADYLAARARLAAELAGQEEEEALEGLEVMDVFLRFSGLHLFRAVEPGLVQKFSLRDCSPRLSEELYHRCRLSNLEGLGGRAQLAMALFEQEQANST
- the SMARCD3 gene encoding SWI/SNF-related matrix-associated actin-dependent regulator of chromatin subfamily D member 3 isoform X3 yields the protein MADKILPQRIRELVPESQAYMDLLAFERKLDQTIMRKRVDIQEALKRPMKQKRKLRLYISNTFNPAKPDAEDSDGSIASWELRVEGKLLDDPSKQKRKFSSFFKSLVIELDKDLYGPDNHLVEWHRTPTTQETDGFQVKRPGDLSVRCTLLLMLDYQPPQFKLDPRLARLLGLHTQSRSAIVQALWQYVKTNRLQDSHDKEYINGDKYFQQIFDCPRLKFSEIPQRLTALLLPPDPIVINHVISVDPSDQKKTACYDIDVEVEEPLKGQMSSFLLSTANQQEISALDSKIHETIESINQLKIQRDFMLSFSRDPKGYIQDLLRSQSRDLKVMTDVAGNPEEERRAEFYHQPWSQEAVSRYFYCKIQQRRQELEQSLVVRNT
- the SMARCD3 gene encoding SWI/SNF-related matrix-associated actin-dependent regulator of chromatin subfamily D member 3 isoform X2, translating into MTAGLQHPPAVVQRPGMPSGARMPHQGAPMGPPGSPYMGSPAVRPGLAPAGMEPARKRAAPPPGQSQAQSQGQPVPTAPARSRSAKRRKMADKILPQRIRELVPESQAYMDLLAFERKLDQTIMRKRVDIQEALKRPMKQKRKLRLYISNTFNPAKPDAEDSDGSIASWELRVEGKLLDDPSKQKRKFSSFFKSLVIELDKDLYGPDNHLVEWHRTPTTQETDGFQVKRPGDLSVRCTLLLMLDYQPPQFKLDPRLARLLGLHTQSRSAIVQALWQYVKTNRLQDSHDKEYINGDKYFQQIFDCPRLKFSEIPQRLTALLLPPDPIVINHVISVDPSDQKKTACYDIDVEVEEPLKGQMSSFLLSTANQQEISALDSKIHETIESINQLKIQRDFMLSFSRDPKGYIQDLLRSQSRDLKVMTDVAGNPEEERRAEFYHQPWSQEAVSRYFYCKIQQRRQELEQSLVVRNT
- the SMARCD3 gene encoding SWI/SNF-related matrix-associated actin-dependent regulator of chromatin subfamily D member 3 isoform X1, whose translation is MAADEVAGGARKATKSKLFEFLVHGVRPGMPSGARMPHQGAPMGPPGSPYMGSPAVRPGLAPAGMEPARKRAAPPPGQSQAQSQGQPVPTAPARSRSAKRRKMADKILPQRIRELVPESQAYMDLLAFERKLDQTIMRKRVDIQEALKRPMKQKRKLRLYISNTFNPAKPDAEDSDGSIASWELRVEGKLLDDPSKQKRKFSSFFKSLVIELDKDLYGPDNHLVEWHRTPTTQETDGFQVKRPGDLSVRCTLLLMLDYQPPQFKLDPRLARLLGLHTQSRSAIVQALWQYVKTNRLQDSHDKEYINGDKYFQQIFDCPRLKFSEIPQRLTALLLPPDPIVINHVISVDPSDQKKTACYDIDVEVEEPLKGQMSSFLLSTANQQEISALDSKIHETIESINQLKIQRDFMLSFSRDPKGYIQDLLRSQSRDLKVMTDVAGNPEEERRAEFYHQPWSQEAVSRYFYCKIQQRRQELEQSLVVRNT